Proteins encoded in a region of the Isosphaeraceae bacterium EP7 genome:
- a CDS encoding tyrosine-type recombinase/integrase, producing the protein MPISSALAAILRDWIAIHPGGTWLFCQSGEVERSKKRSRTTGHTSGEGRAKTAGERMKSVRNREGPGITPLTPDEAHDHMKRTLADSPWSVMRGYHTLRHSFISACASKGIDQRLIQEWVGHLTAEVHKRYSHLYPSVQAETIKSVFG; encoded by the coding sequence GTGCCCATCTCCTCGGCCCTGGCCGCGATCCTCCGCGATTGGATCGCGATCCATCCCGGGGGGACGTGGCTCTTCTGCCAGTCAGGCGAGGTCGAGCGGAGCAAGAAACGGAGCCGCACGACCGGCCACACGTCTGGCGAAGGCCGCGCGAAGACGGCCGGAGAGAGGATGAAGTCGGTCCGCAATCGGGAGGGGCCCGGGATCACGCCCCTCACCCCGGACGAGGCCCACGATCACATGAAGCGGACGCTCGCCGATTCGCCCTGGTCCGTTATGAGGGGCTACCACACCCTGCGGCACTCCTTCATCTCGGCCTGCGCCAGCAAGGGCATCGACCAGAGGCTCATCCAGGAGTGGGTGGGACACCTGACGGCCGAGGTCCACAAGCGATACTCGCACCTGTACCCGTCAGTCCAGGCCGAGACGATCAAGAGCGTCTTCGGATAG
- a CDS encoding NAD(P)H-dependent oxidoreductase, whose amino-acid sequence MTPLDLLVIYGSVRHHRQGIKAARFILGECLARGHKATLVDPMEDQFPLLDRMYKEYDPGQAPAPLERLAARIKQADAFIIVSGEYNHSIPPALSNLLDHFLEEYFWHPSAIVCYSAGPFGGVRAAMQLRAMLCELGTPSIPSLLPIPAVQDAYDDAGNPRDEKARKRAGKFLDELEWYANALKAARQAGTPY is encoded by the coding sequence ATGACCCCCCTCGACCTGCTCGTCATCTACGGCTCGGTCCGCCACCATCGCCAGGGGATCAAGGCCGCCCGCTTCATCCTCGGCGAGTGCCTGGCGCGGGGCCACAAGGCGACCCTGGTCGACCCGATGGAAGACCAGTTCCCGCTCCTCGACCGGATGTACAAGGAATACGACCCCGGCCAGGCCCCCGCCCCGCTGGAGCGCCTGGCCGCCCGGATCAAGCAGGCCGACGCCTTCATCATCGTCTCGGGCGAGTACAACCACAGCATCCCCCCCGCCCTCTCCAATCTCCTGGACCACTTCCTCGAAGAATACTTCTGGCACCCCTCCGCCATCGTCTGCTACTCCGCCGGCCCCTTCGGAGGAGTCAGGGCCGCCATGCAGCTGAGGGCCATGCTCTGCGAGCTGGGAACCCCCAGCATCCCCTCCCTCCTCCCCATCCCCGCCGTGCAGGACGCCTACGACGACGCCGGCAACCCCAGAGACGAGAAGGCCCGCAAGCGAGCCGGCAAGTTTCTGGATGAGCTGGAGTGGTATGCGAATGCCCTGAAGGCGGCCCGGCAGGCGGGCACGCCTTATTGA
- a CDS encoding NADH:flavin oxidoreductase/NADH oxidase, whose product MPILFSELTIKDVQLKNRIGVSPMCQYSATDGLANEWHSSHLGSLAIGGAGLVIAEATAVSPEGRITPRDTGLWKDAQIDVLKPITRFIESQAAVPGIQLAHAGRKASSNRPWEGDDHLPLGHPEAWETLGPSPIALGANLPRVPREMTRADIDRVRGDFASAARRAFEAGFKWLELHFAHGYLGQSFFSPLANHRTDEYGGSFENRARFLLETVAAIREVWPERLPLTVRLGVIDYVEGEQPMEESIELVRRLKAAGMDLVDVSMGFNTPDVSGVPWAEHGFLVPIAERIRREVGIPAATSWNISDARKSDQYIRDEQVDLILFGKALLENPHWPYRAAQILEVETPQNTLPEQYAYWLKRQAKPPEAE is encoded by the coding sequence ATGCCCATTCTGTTCAGCGAACTCACGATCAAGGACGTGCAGCTCAAGAATCGAATTGGCGTCTCGCCGATGTGCCAATACTCGGCGACCGACGGACTTGCAAACGAGTGGCATAGCTCCCACCTGGGCAGCCTGGCAATCGGAGGGGCCGGGCTCGTCATCGCCGAAGCGACTGCCGTTTCTCCCGAGGGTCGCATCACTCCGAGAGACACGGGGCTTTGGAAGGATGCCCAAATCGATGTGCTCAAGCCGATCACTCGATTCATCGAGAGCCAAGCCGCGGTCCCGGGCATTCAACTCGCTCACGCCGGCAGGAAAGCGAGCTCGAATCGACCCTGGGAAGGCGACGATCACCTGCCTCTCGGCCACCCGGAGGCATGGGAAACGCTCGGGCCATCCCCGATTGCCCTGGGTGCGAATCTCCCGCGCGTGCCTCGCGAGATGACGCGAGCGGATATCGACCGCGTGCGTGGAGACTTCGCCTCGGCGGCACGCCGAGCATTCGAGGCCGGGTTCAAGTGGCTCGAGTTGCACTTCGCCCACGGCTATCTCGGACAGAGCTTCTTCTCCCCGCTCGCGAATCACCGGACGGACGAGTACGGAGGGAGCTTCGAGAACCGGGCACGGTTCCTCCTCGAAACGGTCGCCGCTATCCGAGAGGTCTGGCCGGAGCGACTCCCACTCACGGTCCGACTCGGCGTCATCGACTACGTCGAGGGGGAACAACCGATGGAGGAGTCCATCGAACTGGTTCGCCGACTGAAGGCCGCGGGCATGGACCTCGTCGACGTGAGCATGGGCTTCAACACGCCCGATGTGTCGGGAGTTCCGTGGGCGGAACACGGATTTCTCGTCCCCATCGCCGAGCGAATTCGGCGGGAAGTCGGCATCCCTGCCGCGACCTCCTGGAATATCTCGGACGCGAGGAAGTCGGACCAGTACATCCGCGACGAGCAGGTGGACCTCATCCTCTTCGGGAAGGCACTGCTTGAAAACCCGCACTGGCCGTATCGTGCGGCCCAAATCCTTGAGGTCGAGACGCCGCAGAACACCCTACCAGAGCAGTACGCGTACTGGCTGAAGCGTCAGGCCAAGCCGCCGGAGGCTGAATAG
- a CDS encoding nuclear transport factor 2 family protein encodes MDDKVKLIRQLYENFNSRDLDSVLAMLAEGVAWANGMEGTHVHGPEAVREYWTHQWSVIDPHVEPKQINEAPDGSMEVDVHLTVRGLDGQPLLDEMLTHVFRFENGRVKRFDIRGESQLSTVHPST; translated from the coding sequence ATGGATGACAAAGTAAAGCTTATTAGACAGTTGTACGAAAACTTCAACTCCAGAGACCTCGACTCCGTCCTCGCGATGCTCGCCGAGGGCGTGGCCTGGGCGAACGGCATGGAGGGCACCCATGTCCATGGCCCCGAAGCCGTCAGGGAGTATTGGACGCATCAATGGTCGGTGATCGACCCGCACGTCGAGCCGAAGCAGATCAACGAGGCACCGGACGGCTCGATGGAGGTGGACGTGCACCTGACCGTCCGCGGCCTCGACGGGCAACCCTTGCTCGATGAAATGCTCACTCACGTTTTTCGGTTTGAAAATGGCCGCGTCAAGCGTTTCGACATCCGGGGCGAATCGCAGCTATCCACCGTCCATCCGTCGACGTAG
- a CDS encoding FAD-dependent oxidoreductase, whose protein sequence is MWDFGDLRSVALPKLDDRQMAELGACHLTTSRRYREGERLFEPCSVEHLFFFIKKGEVEIIDETGDVPNSIVIIGPGEFTGEVSDLAGGHPLVCAVARGDCDVYEVSIEALRTILNDHPTLGDIIVQAFIARRQLLRESGSFTGLRVIGSRYSRDTFRVREFLAKNRMPFTWLDLEAAPEVETMLRQLGLSEADTPVVAWGHCKILRNPTDRQLADAAGLRPSIKATTYDLAVVGSGPAGLAAAVYAASEGLSTMVLEQSGPGGQAGRSMRIENYLGFPLGITGAELTDRACMQANKFGASMPVPTQVVGLTFDGPYPLLQLEGGETVAAKCMLIATGAEYRKLGVVGCEPMEGRGVYYAATPNEISMCRGADVMVVGGGNSAGQAAVFLAGQARHVWLLIRGNDLHRNMSSYLVERLLQTPNIELLCNSEVRCLMGEGHLTAVEVASNTTGEVRTIETPALFSFIGAIPRVEWLPPEIERDAKGFVLTGPDLVGSARWTPRRPPFHLETSRPGVFAAGDVRSGSVKRVASAVGEGSMAVQFVHEYLKGM, encoded by the coding sequence ATGTGGGACTTCGGCGACCTGAGATCCGTGGCGTTGCCCAAGCTCGACGACCGCCAGATGGCCGAGCTGGGGGCCTGCCACCTGACGACGTCGCGACGTTATCGCGAAGGCGAGCGACTCTTCGAGCCCTGCTCGGTCGAGCACCTGTTCTTCTTCATCAAAAAGGGTGAAGTTGAAATCATCGATGAGACGGGCGACGTGCCGAACTCGATCGTCATCATCGGCCCGGGGGAGTTCACCGGCGAGGTGTCCGACCTGGCCGGCGGGCATCCGCTCGTCTGCGCCGTCGCGCGGGGCGACTGCGATGTGTACGAGGTCTCCATCGAGGCGCTGCGGACGATCCTCAATGACCACCCCACCCTGGGGGACATCATCGTCCAGGCGTTCATCGCCCGTCGCCAGCTCCTGCGCGAGTCGGGCTCGTTCACGGGGCTGCGGGTGATCGGGTCGAGGTACTCGCGCGACACGTTCCGGGTGCGCGAGTTCCTGGCCAAGAACCGCATGCCGTTCACCTGGCTCGACCTGGAGGCCGCCCCCGAGGTGGAGACGATGCTCCGCCAGCTCGGCCTGAGCGAGGCCGACACGCCCGTCGTCGCCTGGGGCCATTGCAAGATCCTGCGCAATCCCACGGACCGGCAGCTCGCCGATGCCGCCGGCCTGCGCCCTTCGATCAAGGCGACGACCTACGACCTCGCGGTGGTCGGCTCGGGGCCCGCCGGCCTGGCCGCGGCGGTCTACGCGGCGTCGGAAGGCCTGAGCACGATGGTCCTCGAGCAGTCGGGGCCCGGCGGCCAGGCCGGCCGGAGCATGCGCATCGAGAACTACCTGGGGTTCCCCTTGGGCATCACCGGCGCCGAACTGACGGATCGGGCCTGCATGCAGGCCAACAAGTTCGGCGCCAGCATGCCGGTGCCCACGCAGGTCGTCGGCCTGACCTTCGATGGCCCATACCCGCTGCTCCAGCTGGAGGGCGGCGAGACGGTCGCGGCCAAGTGCATGCTGATCGCCACCGGGGCCGAGTACCGCAAGCTCGGCGTCGTAGGCTGCGAGCCCATGGAGGGCCGGGGCGTCTACTACGCGGCGACCCCCAATGAAATCAGCATGTGCCGCGGTGCCGACGTGATGGTCGTCGGCGGCGGCAACTCGGCCGGCCAGGCCGCCGTCTTCCTCGCCGGCCAGGCCCGCCACGTCTGGCTCCTGATCCGGGGCAACGACCTGCATCGGAATATGTCCAGCTACCTGGTCGAGCGCCTCCTGCAGACCCCCAACATCGAGCTGCTCTGCAACTCCGAGGTCCGCTGCTTGATGGGCGAAGGCCACCTCACCGCCGTCGAGGTGGCGAGCAACACGACCGGCGAGGTCCGCACGATCGAGACCCCCGCCCTGTTCAGCTTCATCGGCGCGATCCCGCGCGTCGAGTGGCTCCCCCCCGAGATCGAGCGCGACGCCAAGGGGTTCGTCCTGACAGGCCCCGACCTGGTGGGATCCGCGAGATGGACCCCCCGCCGGCCCCCGTTCCACCTGGAGACTAGCCGCCCCGGCGTCTTCGCCGCCGGCGACGTCCGATCCGGCTCTGTCAAGCGGGTCGCCTCGGCCGTCGGCGAGGGCTCGATGGCCGTCCAGTTCGTGCACGAGTATCTCAAGGGGATGTGA
- a CDS encoding IS5 family transposase — MREPYPSDLTDAQWAIIEPLIPGKKTGRPRRVEMREVLNALFYLDRSGCQWDMLPHDLPAKSTVYDHFATWRDDGTWDKIKDALIEKVRVAAGRDPAPRTAAIDSQTVKGSEVGGARGYDGGKKLWGRKRHIVVDSLGLLLVVVVAVANLDDGTTARRVLRRLTPEQTGRLETVRGDSKYRNHKLNRWMAEARVKYVMEVIDRPKDVKGFVHQPKRWVVERSFAWLGRSRRQSRDYEWFTASSESMIKVGAIQHMLRRLDPNPTKANPFHYPKKQLSVAG, encoded by the coding sequence ATGCGCGAGCCCTATCCGTCCGACCTGACCGACGCCCAGTGGGCCATCATCGAGCCGCTCATCCCCGGGAAGAAGACCGGACGACCTCGGCGGGTCGAGATGCGGGAAGTCCTCAACGCCCTGTTCTACCTCGACCGATCCGGTTGTCAGTGGGACATGCTCCCCCACGACCTGCCCGCCAAGAGCACCGTCTATGACCACTTCGCCACCTGGCGGGACGATGGCACCTGGGACAAGATCAAGGACGCGTTGATCGAGAAGGTCCGGGTCGCCGCCGGTCGCGACCCCGCCCCACGCACCGCCGCCATCGACAGTCAGACGGTCAAGGGGAGCGAGGTCGGTGGCGCACGGGGCTACGATGGGGGCAAGAAGCTCTGGGGCCGGAAGCGTCATATCGTCGTCGATAGCCTGGGCTTACTGCTGGTCGTCGTGGTCGCGGTGGCGAACCTGGATGACGGGACGACAGCCCGGCGGGTGCTGCGTCGCCTGACGCCGGAGCAGACCGGGCGGTTGGAGACGGTGCGGGGCGATTCGAAGTACCGCAATCATAAGCTGAATCGTTGGATGGCAGAGGCGCGGGTGAAGTATGTGATGGAGGTGATCGACCGGCCCAAGGATGTGAAGGGATTCGTGCATCAGCCGAAGCGTTGGGTGGTGGAGCGGAGCTTCGCCTGGTTGGGGCGGTCTCGTCGTCAGAGTCGGGACTACGAGTGGTTCACCGCGTCGAGCGAGTCGATGATCAAGGTCGGCGCAATTCAGCACATGCTCAGGCGATTGGATCCAAATCCCACCAAGGCGAATCCATTCCATTACCCGAAAAAGCAGCTATCAGTTGCCGGATAG
- a CDS encoding UBP-type zinc finger domain-containing protein, producing the protein MACHHIDGVEPVPAKTPDGCEECLEEGTPWVHLRLCLECGHVGCCDSSPGMHATKHFHGTGHPVMASYEPGERWGWCYVHEAELDVPARFEPLLR; encoded by the coding sequence ATGGCCTGCCATCACATCGACGGCGTCGAGCCCGTGCCCGCGAAGACCCCCGACGGTTGCGAGGAGTGCCTGGAGGAGGGGACGCCCTGGGTCCACCTCCGCCTCTGCCTGGAATGCGGACACGTCGGCTGCTGCGATAGCTCGCCGGGCATGCACGCCACGAAGCACTTTCACGGGACGGGCCACCCGGTCATGGCGTCCTACGAACCCGGCGAGCGCTGGGGCTGGTGCTACGTCCACGAGGCCGAGCTGGACGTGCCCGCGCGGTTCGAACCGCTCCTGCGATAG
- a CDS encoding ascorbate-dependent monooxygenase: MRSVRAFFLAACAVTSSTTLAIGGEAPTFHRDVSRILQAHCQECHRPGQVAPFPLLTWEQARKRAGDLAAVTSERTMPPWHASTTEGGPFRGARILTPAEIATLSAWAEADAPEGNPAEAPAPRTFSSTWALGEPDLILTPSKPFRLSANGRDEFRVFVLPSGLTEGRWISAVDFKAGNPKVVHHILAAFDTTGQARSKDAADDEPGYRSFSGFGVLPSGGLGGWAPGKSPRATPEGIGRYIPAGADVLLQIHYNKSGKEEDDATSIGLYFSKRPVDKLVRGAAVRPNLPLQGFRPKMIIPVGDANYQVQGTWTAPVDIHLNAVVPHMHWLGKDFRLTAISPDGTRKPLIRIDRWDFNWQDTYEFNAPEALPRGTKIELTAHFDNSASNPANPSKPPIEVHWGEQTEDEMCIGFLQYTRDEEHLNNNPPPPRLTAAGRGAGLATKLDALRRFRRNQQQSETPEAPELKPAEEGKD, encoded by the coding sequence ATGCGCAGCGTCCGTGCGTTCTTCCTCGCGGCTTGTGCGGTCACGTCGTCGACCACACTGGCCATCGGGGGCGAGGCCCCCACGTTCCACAGGGACGTCTCGCGGATCCTCCAGGCGCACTGCCAGGAGTGCCACCGACCTGGGCAGGTCGCGCCGTTCCCGCTGCTCACCTGGGAACAGGCCCGCAAGCGCGCCGGCGACCTCGCCGCCGTCACGTCCGAGCGCACCATGCCCCCCTGGCATGCCTCGACCACCGAGGGGGGCCCGTTCCGAGGCGCCCGCATCCTGACCCCCGCCGAGATCGCCACCCTGTCCGCCTGGGCCGAGGCCGACGCCCCCGAGGGCAACCCCGCCGAAGCCCCCGCGCCCCGCACCTTCAGCTCCACCTGGGCCCTGGGCGAGCCCGACCTGATCCTCACCCCTTCGAAGCCCTTCCGCCTGTCGGCCAACGGCCGCGACGAGTTCCGCGTCTTCGTCCTCCCGTCGGGCCTGACCGAAGGCCGCTGGATCTCCGCCGTCGACTTCAAGGCCGGCAACCCCAAGGTCGTCCACCACATCCTGGCCGCCTTCGACACCACCGGCCAGGCCCGCTCCAAGGATGCCGCCGATGACGAGCCCGGCTACCGCTCGTTCTCCGGCTTCGGGGTCCTCCCCTCGGGAGGCCTGGGAGGCTGGGCGCCCGGAAAGTCGCCCAGGGCCACCCCCGAAGGGATCGGCCGCTACATCCCCGCCGGCGCCGATGTCCTCCTCCAGATCCACTACAACAAGAGCGGCAAGGAAGAGGACGACGCCACCTCGATCGGCCTCTATTTCTCCAAAAGGCCCGTCGACAAGCTCGTCCGGGGGGCCGCCGTCCGCCCCAACCTTCCCCTGCAAGGCTTCCGCCCCAAGATGATCATCCCGGTCGGCGACGCCAACTATCAGGTGCAAGGAACCTGGACCGCCCCCGTCGACATCCACCTCAACGCGGTCGTCCCCCACATGCACTGGCTGGGCAAAGACTTCAGGCTCACCGCCATCAGTCCCGACGGCACCCGCAAGCCCCTGATCCGGATCGACCGCTGGGACTTCAACTGGCAGGACACCTACGAGTTCAACGCCCCCGAGGCGCTCCCCCGGGGCACCAAGATCGAGCTCACCGCCCACTTCGACAACTCGGCCAGCAACCCGGCCAACCCCTCGAAGCCCCCGATCGAAGTCCACTGGGGAGAGCAGACCGAGGACGAGATGTGCATCGGCTTCCTGCAATACACCCGCGACGAGGAGCACCTCAACAACAACCCGCCCCCGCCCCGACTCACCGCCGCGGGCCGGGGAGCCGGCCTCGCCACCAAGCTCGACGCACTCCGCCGCTTCCGCCGCAATCAACAACAGTCCGAGACGCCAGAAGCCCCGGAGTTGAAGCCGGCCGAAGAAGGCAAGGACTGA
- a CDS encoding IS701 family transposase, with product MASTDAAFSPEDVHDWGRQIDEVARRIGARFPRSETRDRVRAYLIGLLGPVQRKNAWQVAEQIGDETPYGVQYLMGRADWDPDSVRDDLRAYVVETLGDPDAVLILDETGFLKKGTKSVGVARQYTGTAGRIENAQVGVFLAYASRHGVAFLDRTLYLPEEWAGDPGRCKAAGVPEKTAFATKIRLARAMLERAFKAGVPAAWVTGDEVYGAWELRRWLEEQKRPYVLAVRANQYVWAGSGQAAVATLTRALPKQAWHKITIAAGSKGPRRYAWAWLEINSDLGPAWRRWLLVRKSLDGREELAYSIAAGPSRTTLTRLAQTAGARWAVEGGFEAAKQEAGLADYEVRSWTGWHRHITLALLAHAVLAAIRRLAGAPPKKSRPTSRS from the coding sequence ATGGCCAGCACCGATGCCGCCTTCAGCCCCGAGGACGTCCACGATTGGGGGCGGCAGATCGACGAGGTGGCCCGCCGGATCGGGGCGAGGTTTCCTCGAAGCGAGACCCGCGATCGCGTCCGGGCCTATCTCATCGGCCTGCTCGGGCCGGTCCAGCGGAAGAACGCCTGGCAGGTCGCCGAGCAGATCGGTGACGAGACGCCCTACGGCGTCCAGTACCTCATGGGCCGGGCCGACTGGGACCCCGACTCCGTCCGCGACGACCTGCGGGCCTACGTCGTCGAGACGCTCGGCGACCCCGACGCCGTGCTGATCCTCGACGAGACCGGGTTCCTCAAGAAGGGGACCAAGTCGGTGGGCGTGGCGAGGCAATACACCGGCACCGCGGGCCGGATCGAGAACGCCCAGGTCGGGGTCTTCCTCGCGTACGCCAGCCGGCATGGCGTCGCGTTCCTCGACCGCACGCTGTACCTGCCCGAGGAGTGGGCCGGCGACCCCGGGCGGTGCAAGGCGGCGGGTGTCCCGGAGAAGACCGCCTTCGCGACCAAGATCCGGCTGGCCAGGGCGATGCTCGAGCGGGCGTTCAAGGCCGGGGTGCCTGCGGCGTGGGTGACCGGCGACGAGGTCTACGGCGCGTGGGAGTTGCGGCGGTGGCTGGAAGAGCAGAAGCGGCCGTACGTGCTGGCGGTCCGGGCCAACCAGTATGTCTGGGCGGGGTCCGGGCAGGCCGCGGTCGCCACCCTGACCAGAGCGTTGCCGAAGCAGGCCTGGCACAAGATCACCATCGCGGCGGGCAGCAAGGGGCCGAGGCGGTACGCCTGGGCGTGGCTGGAGATCAACAGCGACCTGGGCCCGGCATGGAGGCGGTGGCTGCTGGTGCGCAAGAGTCTGGATGGCCGCGAGGAGTTGGCGTACTCCATCGCGGCCGGCCCGAGCCGCACGACGTTAACCCGGCTGGCCCAGACCGCCGGGGCTCGCTGGGCGGTGGAGGGCGGTTTCGAGGCGGCCAAGCAGGAGGCTGGACTGGCCGACTACGAGGTGCGGAGTTGGACCGGCTGGCATCGGCACATCACCCTGGCCCTGCTGGCCCATGCCGTCCTGGCCGCGATCCGGAGACTTGCCGGCGCACCGCCCAAAAAAAGTCGGCCGACGAGCCGGAGTTGA
- a CDS encoding IS3 family transposase (programmed frameshift), with protein MTPKSYNDEFKAAAAKLVREQGYSASQAAESLGVDPSSIRRWVRAVSGPVVAMPDASVEELRRENLRLREDNRRLLMEREILKKANGILCKGAAVKFAFIRDQRACFPVEALCDVLKVSRSGYYAWTRRPPSPATLRRDRLVGQIRKAHGDSRNTYGSPRVYRALKAVGAACCENTVAKLMRATGLRSKAARPFVVRTTDSRHGHPVAANTLNREFYPDRPNAVWTADITYVPTAQGWLYLAVVLGLFSRRVVGWATADHLRAELACDALRMALEHRRPRGELMHHSDRGVQYASGAYQELLAGSGIEPSMSRTGNCWDNAVTESFFSTAKRELTHHESYVTREEARRSLFDYIEIFYNRQRLHSTLGYRSPADYEVRFAS; from the exons ATGACGCCCAAGAGCTACAACGACGAGTTCAAGGCCGCCGCGGCCAAGCTGGTCCGCGAGCAAGGTTATTCGGCCTCGCAGGCTGCCGAGAGCCTGGGGGTCGATCCCAGCTCCATTCGCAGGTGGGTCCGCGCCGTCTCCGGCCCCGTCGTCGCGATGCCCGACGCCTCGGTCGAGGAACTCCGACGCGAGAACCTCCGCCTGCGCGAGGATAACCGCAGGCTCCTCATGGAACGCGAGATTTTAAAAAAAGCGA ACGGCATTCTTTGCAAAGGAGCTGCCGTGAAGTTCGCCTTCATCCGGGACCAGAGGGCGTGTTTCCCCGTCGAGGCCCTCTGCGACGTCCTGAAGGTCTCGCGCAGTGGCTATTACGCCTGGACTCGACGGCCGCCTAGCCCGGCGACCCTGCGTCGCGACCGACTCGTGGGGCAGATCCGCAAGGCCCACGGCGACAGCCGTAACACCTACGGCTCTCCACGCGTGTACCGGGCCCTCAAGGCTGTGGGCGCCGCTTGCTGCGAGAACACCGTGGCCAAGCTGATGAGGGCGACGGGGCTGCGTTCCAAAGCGGCCCGGCCGTTCGTGGTCAGGACCACGGACAGCCGGCACGGCCACCCCGTGGCCGCCAACACCCTGAATCGCGAGTTCTATCCAGATCGACCGAACGCGGTATGGACGGCTGATATTACTTACGTGCCGACGGCTCAGGGTTGGCTCTACCTGGCGGTGGTCCTGGGCCTGTTCTCACGCCGCGTGGTGGGCTGGGCCACGGCCGATCACTTGCGTGCCGAGCTGGCCTGCGACGCCTTGCGGATGGCCTTGGAGCATCGCAGGCCGAGGGGGGAGCTGATGCACCACAGCGACCGAGGCGTGCAATACGCCAGCGGGGCCTACCAGGAACTTCTGGCGGGATCCGGGATCGAACCGAGCATGAGCCGGACGGGCAATTGCTGGGATAACGCGGTGACCGAGAGTTTTTTCAGTACAGCAAAGCGAGAGTTGACCCACCACGAGTCGTACGTCACCCGGGAGGAGGCGCGTCGGTCCTTGTTCGACTACATCGAGATCTTTTACAACCGTCAACGCCTGCATTCGACGCTTGGCTATCGCAGTCCGGCGGACTACGAAGTACGCTTCGCATCCTAG
- a CDS encoding HdeD family acid-resistance protein produces MSIVTEGRKGISLRHEIEALGGNWLWFVVLGAALIALGSVALSSVVIASIVSTVALGVVMIAAGIGEIVGAFWVRYWSGFFLHLLSGILTGVVGLLLLKAPIQGTATLTLLIASFLLVGGIFSVITALSYRFAAWGWPVFGGLVDILLGLLILAEWPASSLWVIGMFVGINLIFRGVNWIVLGFAVKSLRDRIVARHPEGVQPA; encoded by the coding sequence ATGAGCATCGTGACGGAAGGCCGAAAAGGCATCTCGCTCAGGCACGAGATCGAAGCCCTGGGCGGCAACTGGCTCTGGTTCGTCGTGCTGGGTGCGGCGCTCATCGCGCTGGGCTCGGTCGCGCTCAGCTCGGTCGTCATCGCCTCCATCGTCTCGACCGTGGCCCTTGGCGTCGTCATGATCGCCGCCGGTATAGGCGAGATCGTGGGCGCCTTCTGGGTCCGCTACTGGAGTGGGTTCTTTCTCCACCTGCTCTCGGGCATCCTCACCGGCGTCGTCGGCCTGCTGCTGCTGAAGGCCCCGATCCAGGGGACCGCCACGCTCACCCTGCTCATCGCCAGCTTCCTGCTCGTCGGCGGCATCTTCAGCGTCATCACCGCCCTCAGCTACAGGTTCGCCGCCTGGGGCTGGCCGGTCTTCGGCGGCCTCGTCGACATCCTGCTCGGCTTGCTGATCCTGGCCGAGTGGCCCGCCTCGTCGCTCTGGGTCATCGGCATGTTCGTCGGCATTAACCTCATCTTCAGGGGTGTCAACTGGATCGTCCTGGGATTCGCCGTCAAGTCGCTCCGCGACCGGATCGTCGCCAGGCACCCGGAAGGGGTCCAACCCGCCTGA
- a CDS encoding Imm30 family immunity protein has protein sequence MIKVLVDQLKNELRNQAEGYVRRSEEIIGQIAELKDPASVDVLLSLLDDHAEFDELMFSIIHAIEIFDDRIFVREIIRHLPEFWRTAPRWASIIHMRIMNSPRTLAAYAIAFENLSEDEKHAVREVLIALRRKRPVFEERIDRLLAGL, from the coding sequence ATGATCAAAGTCCTGGTCGATCAGCTAAAAAATGAGTTGCGGAATCAGGCCGAAGGCTATGTTCGACGATCCGAGGAAATCATCGGGCAGATCGCCGAGCTCAAGGACCCCGCCTCCGTCGATGTTTTATTGTCACTTCTTGATGACCATGCAGAATTCGATGAATTAATGTTCTCGATTATTCATGCGATCGAGATTTTTGACGATCGAATTTTCGTTCGGGAAATCATTCGCCACCTGCCTGAATTTTGGAGAACCGCTCCAAGATGGGCTTCCATCATACATATGCGAATCATGAATTCACCGAGAACCCTTGCCGCCTATGCGATCGCGTTCGAGAATCTCTCCGAGGATGAGAAGCACGCAGTTCGAGAAGTCCTGATCGCACTTCGACGGAAGCGTCCGGTCTTCGAAGAGCGGATTGATCGACTCTTGGCTGGTTTGTAG